A genomic region of Anaerobaca lacustris contains the following coding sequences:
- a CDS encoding carbon-nitrogen hydrolase family protein yields the protein MRHIRSYIVASAVVLLLASTAPSQDAQEKASAKKRGHVRIATLGSRPPSVDANTEPQRIVERMIAHWRGRFAQVLPDEPDLIVVPEVCDRPGGLSLEKRLAYYRVRKNQVRDSFAQVARENRCYIVYSAAREMDDGTWRNSSVLIDRDGRIVGTYNKNHVVIEETTEGGILCGREAPVFECDFGRVAFAICFDLNFDELRLKYAKAKPDLIVFSSMYHGGLMQAYWAYSCRAHFVGAVAGLPCEIRDPQGDVIASSTNYFDFVVADVNLDCRLAHLDYNWSKLRALKAKYGPKVTIKDPGFLGSVLITSEHETITADQMIAEFEIELLDDYMARALAHRHTPGNIE from the coding sequence ATGAGACACATTCGTTCGTACATCGTTGCTTCGGCCGTGGTCCTTCTCCTGGCGTCGACGGCTCCATCACAGGATGCGCAGGAGAAGGCCTCTGCCAAGAAGCGTGGGCATGTGCGGATCGCCACGCTCGGGTCCCGGCCGCCGTCGGTCGATGCGAACACCGAGCCACAGAGGATCGTCGAGCGGATGATCGCCCATTGGAGGGGCCGCTTCGCACAGGTGCTGCCGGATGAGCCCGACCTGATTGTCGTGCCTGAGGTGTGCGACCGGCCGGGGGGGCTCTCCCTGGAGAAGCGGCTGGCCTATTACCGCGTGCGGAAGAACCAGGTTCGCGACTCCTTCGCCCAGGTCGCCAGGGAGAACCGCTGCTACATCGTCTACTCGGCCGCGAGGGAGATGGACGACGGCACGTGGCGTAACTCCAGCGTCCTGATCGACCGGGACGGCCGGATCGTGGGGACCTACAACAAGAACCACGTTGTGATCGAGGAGACCACGGAGGGCGGCATCCTCTGTGGCCGCGAGGCGCCGGTGTTCGAGTGCGACTTCGGGCGGGTGGCGTTTGCGATCTGTTTCGACCTGAATTTCGATGAGCTGCGTCTGAAATACGCCAAGGCCAAGCCCGACCTGATCGTGTTCAGCTCCATGTACCACGGCGGCCTGATGCAGGCGTACTGGGCCTATTCCTGCCGGGCCCACTTCGTCGGCGCCGTCGCCGGGCTGCCCTGCGAGATTCGCGATCCCCAGGGCGACGTGATCGCGTCGAGCACGAACTACTTCGACTTCGTCGTGGCCGACGTGAACCTCGACTGCCGCCTGGCGCACCTGGACTACAACTGGTCGAAGCTGCGGGCGCTGAAGGCCAAGTACGGCCCGAAGGTCACGATCAAGGACCCCGGCTTTCTCGGATCGGTCCTGATCACCAGCGAGCACGAGACCATCACGGCCGATCAGATGATCGCCGAGTTCGAGATCGAACTACTCGACGACTACATGGCCCGCGCGCTGGCCCACCGCCATACGCCGGGCAACATCGAGTAG
- a CDS encoding right-handed parallel beta-helix repeat-containing protein, giving the protein MARTPIASVLFLAFILCIPASANATIDFSPRSEEQQLPTAMHSAMDRLPRITVGQKDGVLIGGDNRVLQAAVDYVAALGGGLVEVGAGEYLMHDSLHLRPNVTVRGVKGQTVLRKAPGVVSALVLDGDFGEQQITVADPNGFAVGYGVAVWDDRAGGFHTTVARITGQRGHTFSIDKPLMADCMVGRNAKAATVFPVVSAYHAQGARIEDVTIDGNKADNVSLNGCRGAGIFLYGSHGMVIQGCTIRGYHGDGISFQQSNDVTVSDCLSEDNADLGLHPGSGSQRPIVRRCVARRNGTDGLFLCWRVRHGLFEDNVLEGNGRFGISIGHKDSDNLLRRNVVRSNKEHGVFFRVESLGMAPHRNHLEENVIENNGGAEIRIRGEVNDLVFRNNVIRDDRPQERNVGIQIDETVGPIVLEGNTIETPIAIDDRRPARQN; this is encoded by the coding sequence ATGGCTCGCACACCAATCGCATCCGTACTGTTCCTCGCGTTCATCCTGTGCATCCCAGCCTCGGCGAACGCGACGATTGATTTCTCACCCAGGTCGGAGGAGCAGCAGCTTCCGACGGCCATGCACTCGGCGATGGACCGGTTGCCTCGCATCACCGTCGGCCAGAAAGACGGCGTTCTCATCGGCGGCGATAACCGGGTCCTTCAGGCGGCCGTCGATTACGTCGCCGCTCTGGGCGGCGGGCTCGTCGAGGTCGGCGCGGGCGAATACCTCATGCACGATTCGCTGCACCTGCGGCCCAACGTTACGGTTCGCGGCGTGAAGGGGCAGACCGTTCTGCGAAAAGCCCCGGGCGTCGTTTCGGCTCTCGTTCTGGACGGCGACTTCGGAGAGCAGCAGATTACCGTCGCGGACCCGAACGGTTTTGCGGTCGGTTACGGCGTGGCCGTCTGGGACGATCGCGCCGGCGGCTTCCACACCACAGTGGCCCGCATTACGGGACAGAGGGGCCATACGTTCTCGATCGACAAGCCGCTGATGGCCGACTGCATGGTGGGCCGCAACGCCAAGGCGGCGACGGTCTTTCCCGTCGTCAGCGCCTACCACGCCCAAGGCGCCCGCATCGAGGACGTGACGATCGACGGCAACAAGGCGGACAACGTCTCTCTGAATGGCTGCCGGGGCGCGGGGATCTTCCTCTACGGTTCGCACGGCATGGTCATACAGGGCTGCACGATCCGCGGGTACCACGGCGATGGGATCAGCTTCCAGCAATCCAACGACGTCACCGTCAGTGACTGTCTCAGCGAGGACAACGCCGATCTGGGGCTCCACCCCGGCAGCGGCTCGCAGCGGCCCATCGTACGCCGCTGTGTCGCGCGGCGAAACGGGACGGATGGGCTGTTCCTGTGCTGGCGGGTTCGGCACGGCCTGTTCGAGGACAACGTCCTCGAAGGCAACGGGCGGTTCGGCATCTCCATCGGGCACAAGGACTCCGACAATCTGCTGCGGCGCAACGTCGTCCGCTCCAACAAAGAGCACGGCGTCTTCTTCCGCGTCGAGTCGCTGGGCATGGCGCCGCATCGAAACCACCTCGAAGAGAACGTTATCGAGAACAACGGCGGCGCCGAGATTCGCATCCGCGGCGAGGTCAACGATCTCGTGTTCCGCAACAACGTGATCCGCGACGATCGCCCGCAGGAGCGAAACGTCGGAATCCAGATCGACGAGACCGTCGGGCCGATCGTTCTGGAAGGCAATACGATCGAAACGCCGATTGCCATCGACGACCGGCGACCCGCCCGACAGAACTGA
- a CDS encoding PP2C family protein-serine/threonine phosphatase, whose translation MALPIDEEISLASEERRSRWMHRRLLIFCIVSMAAAGVEVAVQLVMLLWKAGSVFDHLVADYHLLPGAVTVLVFFFGYRRARSRRLDRAAVIRYSFWLILASGVLAFLVRPLFVAFPIRTLVTDLPPEQVHSQPSLVGRVLVIHLVGALFIPWTVREAARVLAALCGLAMLSNILFIQGALGYRLIEAFILPTAGIPGLLYCWFRYSRFRSRFTLEHVLGRYGQLQQELQQARSIHEMLFPGEITEGPFRFRYCYEPMQQLGGDFVYARRDEADRLSVVVIDVTGHGITAALTVNRIGGELDRLFGERADRPPGEVLTALNRYFCVSIARHGMYATAVAVRHDPQSGQLEWANAGHPPPFVLDGQGGCVALDSNAVMLGVLDDPRYECHTEALPFAEGGRVVMYTDGATETHNGRSEMLDIEGFQRLLLDKANRTECDSISEDVLREVQRFRSGPPEDDILIVELIRTAT comes from the coding sequence ATGGCGTTGCCGATTGACGAAGAAATCTCACTGGCGTCGGAAGAGAGACGCAGTCGATGGATGCATCGTCGCCTGCTGATCTTCTGCATTGTCTCGATGGCGGCCGCCGGCGTCGAGGTGGCGGTGCAACTGGTCATGCTGCTATGGAAAGCCGGCTCCGTGTTCGACCATCTCGTCGCCGACTACCACCTGTTGCCCGGCGCGGTCACCGTCCTCGTGTTCTTCTTCGGCTATCGGCGTGCCAGGAGCCGCCGGCTCGATCGCGCCGCTGTGATTCGATACAGCTTCTGGCTGATCCTGGCCAGCGGCGTCCTGGCCTTTCTGGTCCGTCCGCTGTTCGTCGCCTTTCCCATCCGAACCCTCGTGACCGACCTGCCGCCCGAGCAGGTACACAGCCAACCCTCGCTCGTCGGACGCGTTCTGGTGATTCACCTCGTCGGAGCGCTGTTCATCCCCTGGACCGTACGCGAGGCGGCCCGCGTACTGGCGGCTTTGTGCGGCTTGGCGATGCTGTCCAATATCCTCTTCATCCAGGGCGCGCTCGGATACCGCCTCATCGAGGCATTCATCCTTCCCACAGCCGGCATTCCCGGCCTGTTGTACTGCTGGTTCCGGTACAGCCGGTTTCGCAGCCGATTCACGCTCGAGCATGTGCTGGGCCGCTACGGACAGCTCCAGCAGGAGTTGCAGCAGGCGCGATCCATCCACGAGATGCTGTTTCCCGGCGAGATCACCGAAGGCCCCTTCCGATTCCGGTACTGCTACGAGCCGATGCAACAACTCGGCGGCGATTTCGTCTACGCGCGCCGGGACGAGGCCGACCGGCTCAGCGTGGTCGTGATCGACGTCACGGGCCACGGCATCACGGCGGCCCTGACGGTCAACCGGATCGGCGGCGAGCTGGACCGCCTTTTCGGCGAGCGGGCCGACCGGCCGCCCGGCGAGGTGCTGACGGCGCTGAACCGCTACTTCTGCGTCTCGATTGCCCGACACGGCATGTACGCCACCGCCGTGGCGGTCCGTCACGATCCTCAATCGGGCCAACTGGAATGGGCCAACGCCGGACACCCGCCGCCCTTCGTGCTGGATGGCCAGGGCGGATGCGTTGCCCTCGATTCCAACGCCGTCATGCTGGGCGTGCTCGACGACCCCCGGTATGAATGCCACACGGAAGCCCTGCCGTTCGCGGAGGGCGGCCGCGTCGTCATGTACACCGATGGTGCGACCGAGACCCACAACGGCCGTAGTGAGATGCTTGACATCGAGGGATTCCAACGGCTCTTGCTGGACAAGGCGAACCGGACGGAGTGCGATTCCATCTCGGAGGATGTGCTCCGTGAGGTGCAACGCTTCCGCAGCGGCCCGCCCGAAGACGACATCCTCATCGTCGAACTGATCCGAACTGCGACGTAG
- a CDS encoding PEP/pyruvate-binding domain-containing protein: MTTWLGGGLVLALVGCVLSGLAWSEPLAVCEHGKTQIVFPDDPFEHRQYLGMSNLGWVKFTLLTEPYDPNVVYFQDSGHFPFHYDFASECLGPFIGISPQEFDRITLHANDQQMILGAVITPPSGFGVSAPIQEYGIQFVRHDPFTREEIAELFVKVVAAVSSDPNVQAFYFPSYEQSQVAQANAEWFAERGMPVSSPSRWIRGNAIYSQGWTLGRLKYVAPNEIDSAYSRGELRADDVLLTDAVPAEIPVLAGVITLTASTPNSHVAILANTYGIPFVHLAEQADRQQALDLVGRRVVLRAYDRYGRLLVNLVDAEDTMTDEQAAEFLSLKQPPALAIQPVEALGRYSAPVDSLGPADIRYFGGKAANYSILRRAIPGNSRVAMAFSFDLWNAFLDQTLAGGRTLREEIDMRLSDFSFPPASVAAVEFELERIQGLFKDDRATAFSPALEEAVVEALTDPAYGFDLYQKIRFRSSTNVEDSEHFSGAGLYDSFSGCLADDLDGDDDGPCHCDPTESKERGVFRAIRRVFASFYNKNAYLERLRHGLSEDEVGMAILVHHSFPDEIELANGVAVLEFGTYGSTIQFVTQAGAVSVANPEPGLIPEEVSASTGRDSDFVYLRVQRYSNLVPLGQTVLNWEDDYKALARLLDRAAAQFEEDTGRTPHQLDFEYKKIAPTGELVVKQIREVPNPSSGAAERRFLAGGSIRLSVFQGEHAPIFGAHRLKSDWQLQAPSRWLTTENLGTCLFEDATVEYHERGAFVTMSGSPASWPEAQHAFVAQEPLGRDPDTPISSDDLGGYVTAGFETTDSWRLDHLDNPRHYTLTTSFNIYGLVPENCPVLFLSDLSYNLDVKYDEPVLDWHWTGEITGTRSDRVALRMPPVNDPDDILQTRRIEDGGVTVETTFYWPPYPTGPTAGYTAPLVRWVETTISGLTSEPFTLTGHYAQTYVPGHHNFFEWFLFDPSLEPGLSQETLDELQAAGVDWILATTGFSGSAIVTYNLSDPLRPEESDEPQR; encoded by the coding sequence TTGACGACGTGGCTTGGCGGCGGTCTGGTTCTGGCCCTGGTGGGGTGCGTGCTGTCGGGCTTGGCCTGGAGCGAGCCGCTGGCGGTGTGCGAGCACGGCAAGACGCAGATCGTCTTCCCGGACGACCCGTTCGAGCATCGCCAGTACCTGGGCATGTCCAACCTGGGCTGGGTCAAGTTCACGCTGCTGACCGAGCCGTACGACCCGAACGTCGTGTACTTCCAGGACAGCGGGCATTTCCCGTTCCATTATGACTTCGCCTCCGAGTGTCTCGGCCCGTTCATCGGGATCAGCCCACAGGAGTTCGACCGCATCACGCTGCACGCCAACGACCAGCAGATGATTCTCGGTGCGGTGATCACGCCGCCGAGCGGCTTCGGCGTCAGCGCTCCGATCCAGGAATACGGCATACAGTTCGTCCGGCACGACCCCTTCACTCGCGAGGAGATCGCGGAACTGTTCGTAAAGGTGGTCGCCGCCGTCAGCAGCGATCCAAACGTCCAGGCGTTCTACTTCCCCTCGTATGAGCAATCGCAGGTGGCCCAGGCCAACGCAGAATGGTTCGCCGAGCGGGGCATGCCCGTCAGCTCGCCGTCGCGTTGGATTCGCGGCAACGCGATCTACTCGCAAGGCTGGACGTTGGGCCGCCTGAAGTACGTCGCGCCCAACGAGATCGACTCGGCATACAGCCGGGGCGAACTGCGCGCCGACGACGTCCTGCTGACCGACGCCGTGCCCGCCGAGATCCCCGTCCTGGCGGGTGTCATCACTCTGACGGCCTCGACGCCCAACAGCCACGTGGCGATCCTGGCCAACACCTATGGCATTCCCTTTGTGCACCTGGCCGAACAGGCCGACCGGCAACAGGCTCTCGATCTGGTGGGCCGGCGGGTCGTACTGCGGGCCTACGACCGCTACGGCAGGCTTCTCGTGAATCTGGTCGACGCCGAGGACACGATGACCGACGAGCAGGCGGCCGAGTTTCTCTCGCTCAAGCAGCCCCCTGCGCTGGCGATCCAGCCCGTCGAAGCGCTGGGCCGATACAGCGCGCCGGTCGATTCGCTCGGTCCCGCCGACATCCGCTACTTCGGCGGCAAGGCGGCCAACTACTCGATCCTTCGCCGGGCGATTCCCGGTAACTCCCGTGTCGCGATGGCCTTCTCCTTCGACCTGTGGAACGCGTTCCTCGACCAGACGCTTGCCGGCGGCCGGACGCTGCGCGAGGAGATCGACATGCGACTATCGGACTTCAGCTTCCCACCGGCATCGGTCGCGGCGGTGGAATTCGAGCTCGAAAGAATTCAGGGCCTCTTCAAGGACGACCGGGCAACGGCGTTCTCGCCGGCCCTGGAGGAGGCCGTGGTCGAGGCGCTGACCGATCCGGCGTATGGCTTCGATCTCTATCAGAAAATCCGCTTCCGCAGCTCCACGAACGTCGAGGACAGCGAGCACTTCAGCGGGGCCGGGCTCTACGACAGCTTCAGCGGCTGCCTGGCCGATGACCTGGACGGCGACGACGATGGGCCGTGCCATTGCGATCCGACCGAGTCGAAAGAGCGCGGCGTCTTCCGCGCGATCCGCCGGGTCTTCGCCAGCTTCTACAACAAAAACGCCTATCTGGAACGTCTGCGTCACGGCCTGTCCGAAGACGAGGTGGGCATGGCGATCCTGGTCCACCACTCGTTTCCCGACGAAATCGAACTGGCCAACGGTGTGGCGGTGCTCGAGTTCGGGACCTATGGCTCGACCATTCAGTTCGTTACGCAAGCCGGCGCGGTGTCGGTGGCCAATCCCGAGCCCGGGCTGATTCCGGAGGAGGTCTCCGCCTCGACGGGGCGCGATTCGGATTTCGTTTATCTGCGGGTCCAACGATATTCCAATCTTGTGCCGCTCGGGCAGACCGTGCTGAACTGGGAGGACGACTACAAGGCCCTCGCCCGGCTGCTCGACCGAGCGGCGGCGCAGTTCGAGGAAGACACGGGCCGGACCCCGCATCAACTCGACTTCGAGTATAAGAAGATCGCGCCGACCGGTGAACTGGTGGTCAAGCAGATCCGTGAGGTCCCCAACCCATCGAGCGGTGCTGCCGAACGCCGGTTCCTGGCCGGTGGCTCGATCCGCCTTTCGGTGTTTCAGGGCGAGCACGCCCCGATCTTCGGCGCCCACCGCCTCAAATCCGACTGGCAGCTCCAGGCCCCCAGCCGCTGGCTGACGACCGAAAACCTGGGCACCTGCCTGTTCGAGGATGCGACGGTCGAGTACCACGAGCGAGGCGCCTTCGTGACGATGTCGGGCTCGCCCGCCTCCTGGCCCGAGGCGCAGCACGCGTTTGTCGCGCAGGAACCGCTGGGACGCGACCCCGACACGCCGATCTCGTCGGACGACCTCGGGGGCTACGTTACGGCGGGATTCGAGACGACCGATTCGTGGCGCCTCGACCATCTGGACAACCCCCGGCACTACACGCTGACCACGTCGTTCAACATCTACGGCCTGGTGCCGGAGAACTGTCCGGTCCTGTTCCTCTCGGACCTCTCCTATAACCTGGATGTGAAATACGACGAGCCCGTGCTCGACTGGCATTGGACCGGCGAGATCACCGGCACACGGAGCGACAGGGTTGCCCTCCGCATGCCGCCGGTGAACGATCCCGACGACATTCTGCAGACGCGCCGGATCGAGGACGGCGGCGTAACGGTCGAGACCACGTTCTACTGGCCGCCGTATCCGACCGGACCGACGGCCGGGTACACGGCGCCGCTGGTCCGATGGGTCGAGACCACCATCTCGGGCCTGACGAGCGAGCCGTTTACGCTGACGGGCCATTACGCGCAGACGTATGTGCCGGGGCACCACAACTTCTTCGAGTGGTTCCTGTTCGATCCAAGCTTGGAGCCGGGCCTGTCGCAGGAGACGCTCGACGAGTTGCAGGCGGCCGGCGTCGATTGGATTCTGGCCACCACGGGCTTCAGCGGCTCGGCCATCGTGACATACAACCTGAGCGATCCGCTGCGTCCAGAGGAGAGCGACGAACCGCAAAGATAG
- a CDS encoding aldo/keto reductase encodes MAEHVLSRRGFLRSTAVGICAGSLVSQALAASGGGGVPTRPFGNTGVNVSILGLGGHHAGRGRDADASVRLIRKAIDMGVTFLDNAWEYHDGRAEEYMGRALQDGYRARAFLMTKHHGRDKQTAMQHLEDSLKRLRTDVIDLWQFHEIVYDKDPEMVFAPGGGIEAADLAKKQGKVRFIGFTGHRDPMLHLKMLAYGYPWDAVQMPMNVFDPHYKSFQQHVLPVLVRRGIGVIAMKTMASGHVLRANVTTPAEALDYIWSQPVSTIVSGMESEALIEANVASARAFKPMSAVAQAELLEKTKQAALTGAFEPFKTAPNFDGAVGRRLHGLL; translated from the coding sequence ATGGCAGAGCATGTCTTGAGCAGGCGAGGGTTTCTCCGGAGCACGGCGGTCGGCATCTGTGCCGGCAGTCTTGTCTCACAGGCGCTGGCGGCCTCCGGCGGCGGGGGCGTTCCCACGCGACCGTTCGGGAACACCGGGGTGAACGTCTCGATCCTCGGGCTGGGCGGCCACCACGCCGGGCGAGGGCGTGATGCGGACGCATCCGTTCGTCTGATTCGCAAGGCCATCGACATGGGCGTGACCTTCCTGGATAACGCCTGGGAGTATCACGACGGCCGGGCGGAGGAATACATGGGCAGAGCCCTTCAGGACGGCTACCGGGCCAGGGCGTTCCTGATGACCAAGCACCATGGCCGCGACAAGCAGACCGCGATGCAGCATCTCGAAGACAGCCTCAAGCGGCTGCGCACCGATGTGATCGACCTGTGGCAGTTCCACGAGATCGTCTACGACAAGGACCCGGAGATGGTCTTTGCGCCGGGCGGTGGCATCGAGGCAGCCGACCTGGCGAAGAAGCAGGGCAAGGTCCGCTTCATCGGTTTCACCGGCCATCGTGACCCGATGCTGCACCTGAAGATGCTGGCTTACGGCTACCCCTGGGACGCCGTGCAGATGCCGATGAACGTGTTCGATCCGCACTACAAGAGCTTCCAGCAGCACGTCCTGCCGGTGCTCGTGCGGCGCGGGATCGGCGTGATCGCGATGAAGACGATGGCCAGCGGCCACGTGCTGCGGGCCAACGTCACCACGCCCGCCGAGGCGCTGGATTACATCTGGAGTCAGCCCGTCTCGACCATCGTCTCAGGAATGGAGTCCGAAGCGTTGATCGAGGCCAACGTCGCTTCGGCGCGAGCGTTTAAGCCCATGAGCGCTGTGGCCCAGGCCGAACTGCTGGAAAAGACGAAGCAAGCGGCCCTGACCGGCGCGTTCGAGCCGTTCAAGACGGCCCCCAATTTCGACGGCGCCGTCGGCCGCCGACTCCACGGGCTGTTGTAG
- a CDS encoding DUF2442 domain-containing protein has protein sequence MDKLHDIEAVSFEGDCMRLVVDGTEHVFALQGISIRLLHASPEQRTNYEVSPSGYGIHWPAIDEDLSIDALLGVHHDLPRRASRATDPAR, from the coding sequence ATGGATAAACTCCATGACATCGAAGCAGTGTCGTTTGAAGGCGACTGTATGCGTCTGGTGGTTGACGGCACGGAACACGTCTTTGCTCTGCAAGGGATATCAATCCGCTTGCTGCATGCCTCGCCCGAACAGCGTACCAACTACGAGGTATCTCCCTCCGGCTATGGCATTCACTGGCCTGCCATCGACGAGGATCTTTCCATCGACGCCCTGTTGGGAGTACATCATGATTTGCCGCGACGTGCCTCCAGAGCCACCGACCCGGCGCGCTAA
- a CDS encoding dihydrodipicolinate synthase family protein, whose protein sequence is MIESTVLQKLRSGCVIPAHPLALDGHNKLDARRQRALTRYYLAAGAGGLAVGVHTTQFAIHEPKVGLYRPVLELAAQTAGEATGSEPILIAGILGKTEQALREAQTAVELGYHIGLLSLTALKGKPIDELIDHARCVSEVIPVMGFYLQSTISGMVLPQEFWRRFVELPNVVGIKIAPFHRYQTLDVLEAVALSGRADDVALYTGNDDNIFVDLLTPHMFHDGRREAPLQIAGGLLGQWACWTRRAVEHLETIKQIRETNGPIESELLTLASQLTLANKAIFDADNGFVGCIPGISYVLMRQGLLVNTASLDASETLSPGQAERIDEIVRRYPHLTDNEFVRANADQWLA, encoded by the coding sequence ATGATCGAATCGACCGTCTTGCAGAAACTTCGTTCCGGCTGCGTCATCCCGGCCCACCCGTTGGCCCTGGATGGACACAACAAACTGGATGCGCGCCGGCAGCGGGCCTTGACGCGGTACTATCTCGCCGCCGGAGCGGGCGGCCTGGCCGTGGGCGTTCACACCACGCAGTTTGCCATCCACGAACCGAAGGTCGGGCTCTATCGCCCCGTCCTCGAACTGGCGGCCCAGACCGCCGGCGAAGCGACGGGGAGCGAACCAATCCTGATCGCGGGCATCCTGGGCAAGACCGAGCAGGCGCTTCGCGAAGCGCAGACGGCCGTCGAGCTCGGCTATCACATCGGCCTGCTCTCCCTGACCGCGCTCAAGGGCAAGCCCATCGACGAGCTGATCGACCATGCTCGCTGCGTCTCGGAGGTGATTCCCGTCATGGGCTTCTATCTCCAGTCGACGATCAGCGGGATGGTCCTTCCCCAGGAATTCTGGCGCCGCTTCGTGGAGCTGCCGAACGTCGTGGGTATCAAGATCGCGCCGTTTCATCGCTACCAGACGCTCGACGTCCTCGAAGCGGTCGCGCTGTCCGGCCGGGCCGACGACGTCGCCCTCTACACCGGCAACGACGACAACATCTTCGTCGATCTGCTGACGCCGCACATGTTCCATGACGGCCGGCGCGAGGCGCCGCTCCAGATCGCAGGCGGGCTGCTCGGCCAGTGGGCCTGCTGGACGCGCCGGGCCGTCGAGCATCTGGAGACGATCAAACAGATCCGCGAGACGAACGGGCCCATCGAGTCGGAACTGCTCACGCTGGCGAGTCAGTTGACCCTGGCCAACAAGGCGATCTTCGACGCCGACAACGGTTTCGTCGGCTGCATTCCGGGCATCTCATACGTCCTGATGCGCCAGGGACTGCTGGTCAACACCGCCTCGCTGGACGCTTCGGAGACGCTCTCGCCCGGCCAGGCCGAGCGCATCGACGAGATCGTCCGCCGATACCCGCACCTGACCGACAACGAATTCGTACGGGCCAACGCCGACCAATGGTTGGCGTGA
- a CDS encoding DUF4160 domain-containing protein: MPTILEILGWRLFFYANEGNEPIHVHARKAETECKYWIDTDNYDIIEAYAFNLGPKERRQIRQIVFGHFDYIVEQWAEFQRRRFNG; encoded by the coding sequence ATGCCGACAATCCTCGAAATCCTTGGCTGGCGTCTATTCTTCTATGCGAACGAAGGAAACGAGCCCATCCACGTGCATGCCAGAAAGGCCGAGACCGAATGCAAATACTGGATTGATACCGACAATTACGATATCATTGAGGCATACGCGTTCAATCTCGGCCCGAAGGAAAGACGTCAGATTCGACAGATCGTCTTTGGACATTTCGACTACATTGTCGAGCAGTGGGCGGAGTTTCAAAGGAGACGTTTCAATGGATAA
- a CDS encoding NAD-dependent epimerase/dehydratase family protein, producing the protein MIVDERTLEEMLSEPSEGTREVLARTKGDFLVLGAGGKMGPTLAMMLRRATSGRKVFAVSRYSDRQVKARIEERGIETIEADLLDESAYDDLPNVPNVFFLAGMKFGVTGNQPLTWAMNVHVPALVARRYGRSRIVALSTGNVYPFTPVDGSGSRAEDAPCPVGEYAQSCLGRERMFEYFSQVHGTAATLIRLNYANEPRYGILVDLTSKILHDEPIDVTMGFVNVIWQGDANNCIAQSLSIATCPPAILNVAGPEVIRVRDLAMRIGRRLGKEPRFASQEAATALLSDSSSCVERFGPPATPLDEMIAHIVDWVVAGKTVLNKPTKYDVRDGKF; encoded by the coding sequence ATGATTGTAGACGAGCGAACGTTGGAGGAGATGCTCAGCGAGCCGTCCGAGGGCACACGCGAAGTCCTCGCCCGGACGAAGGGGGATTTCCTCGTTCTCGGCGCCGGAGGAAAGATGGGCCCGACGCTGGCGATGATGCTCCGCAGGGCGACCTCCGGCCGGAAGGTCTTTGCGGTCTCCCGCTATAGCGACCGCCAGGTCAAGGCCCGCATCGAGGAGCGCGGAATCGAGACGATCGAGGCCGACCTGCTCGACGAATCGGCCTATGACGACCTGCCCAATGTGCCGAACGTGTTCTTTTTGGCAGGGATGAAGTTCGGCGTCACCGGCAACCAACCCCTGACGTGGGCGATGAACGTGCACGTCCCGGCCCTGGTAGCCCGGCGATACGGCCGGTCGCGGATCGTCGCCCTATCGACGGGCAACGTCTATCCGTTCACGCCCGTTGACGGCAGCGGCTCGCGCGCGGAGGATGCCCCCTGCCCGGTGGGCGAATACGCTCAATCGTGTCTCGGCCGCGAGCGGATGTTCGAATACTTCTCGCAAGTCCACGGCACGGCGGCTACGCTGATCCGGCTGAACTACGCCAACGAGCCCCGCTATGGGATCCTCGTCGATTTGACGAGCAAGATCCTTCACGATGAGCCCATCGACGTGACGATGGGATTCGTCAACGTGATCTGGCAGGGTGACGCCAACAATTGCATCGCCCAATCGCTGAGCATCGCGACATGCCCGCCGGCGATCCTCAACGTCGCGGGGCCGGAGGTGATTCGCGTTCGCGATCTGGCCATGCGAATCGGCCGTCGCTTGGGCAAGGAGCCGCGGTTCGCGTCGCAGGAGGCGGCCACGGCGCTGCTGAGCGATTCGTCTTCGTGCGTGGAGCGTTTCGGTCCCCCGGCAACGCCGCTTGATGAAATGATCGCGCACATCGTCGATTGGGTGGTCGCCGGCAAGACGGTCCTGAACAAGCCGACGAAATACGATGTTCGCGATGGGAAATTCTGA